The following proteins come from a genomic window of Malus sylvestris chromosome 4, drMalSylv7.2, whole genome shotgun sequence:
- the LOC126618893 gene encoding vacuolar-processing enzyme-like — MANHGYCGVLLSLTLLSLAIHGSFCFPEINGDNKGSSRTSTDKGKTWAVLVAGSSGYDNYRHQADICHAYQILKKGGLKDENIIVFMYDDIAYNSENPRKGVIINKPNGHDVYKGVPKDYTGDHVNARNLYAVILGDKSALTGGSGKVLSSGPNDHVFIYYADHGSVGLLGMPSDYVYAEDLIRVLKKKNASKGYKSMVFYIEACEAGSMFEGLLSSNLNIYATTASNTEESSYGTYCPGDPSVPAEFDTCLGDLYSISWMEDCDISDLHKETLENQYERVRRRTTNSHVMQYGDMSHKQEFLFAYMGADLSNRSHTSTSDISSPSISRAVDQRDTKLLYFQQKLQRAPTGSQEKQGAQKQLLLEIAHRKNVDYSITKLGEALFGHEKSSNVLMNVRPQGQPVVDNWDCFKNFLNIYEKYCGHLSAYGMKYTRAIANICNAGITTEKMVAASDQTCANKPNV, encoded by the exons ATGGCTAATCATGGTTATTGTGGGGTTTTACTATCTCTTACTTTGTTAAGTTTGGCTATTCATGGAAGCTTCTGCTTCCCTGAAATTAATGGAGATAACAAGGGCTCTTCACGTACCAGTACTGATAAGGGAAAAACATGGGCAGTTCTGGTTGCAGGATCAAGTGGTTACGACAACTACAGGCACCAG GCTGACATATGCCATGCGTACCAGATACTTAAGAAAGGAGGACTGAAAGACGAGAACATCATCGTTTTCATGTACGATGATATCGCGTACAACTCGGAAAATCCTCGAAAAGGTGTCATCATCAACAAGCCAAATGGTCATGATGTTTATAAAGGAGTTCCCAAG GATTATACAGGAGATCATGTTAACGCACGCAATCTCTATGCTGTTATTCTCGGAGACAAAAGTGCTCTCACCGGAGGAAGTGGCAAGGTTCTAAGTAGCGGTCCGAATGACCATGTTTTCATATATTATGCAGACCATGGTTCTGTAGGATTACTTG GGATGCCTAGCGATTATGTTTATGCGGAAGATCTCATACGTgtactgaagaagaagaatgcttCTAAAGGTTATAAAAGCATG gtttttTACATTGAAGCTTGCGAGGCAGGGAGCATGTTTGAGGGCCTCCTTTCAAGTAATCTGAATATTTATGCTACCACCGCGTCGAATACAGAAGAGAGTAGTTATGGAACATATTGTCCCGGTGACCCATCAGTTCCTGCCGAGTTTGATACTTGTTTGGGAGACTTGTATAGCATTTCCTGGATGGAGGACTG TGACATAAGTGATTTGCATAAAGAAACTTTGGAGAATCAATATGAAAGG GTTCGAAGAAGAACAACTAATTCGCATGTTATGCAGTACGGAGATATGAGTCATAAACAGGAGTTCCTCTTTGCTTACATGGGTGCTGATCTTTCTAATCGTAGCCATACTTCCACCAGCGATATCTCTTCACCCTCGATCTCAAGGGCTGTTGACCAACGTGACACGAAGCTCCTCTACTTTCAACAAAAG CTGCAAAGAGCTCCTACTGGATCTCAAGAGAAACAGGGTGCTCAGAAGCAGCTGCTGCTTGAAATTGCTCATAGGAAAAACGTGGACTATAGCATAACGAAACTAGGGGAGGCTTTGTTCGGACACGAGAAGAGCTCAAACGTTTTAATGAATGTTAGGCCACAGGGCCAACCTGTGGTAGATAATTGGGACTGCTTCAAGAACTTT TTGAATATTTATGAGAAGTACTGTGGACATTTATCTGCATATGGAATGAAGTACACACGAGCTATAGCCAACATATGCAATGCTGGGATTACCACAGAGAAAATGGTTGCAGCATCTGATCAAACTTGTGCCAACAAACCCAATGTCTAG
- the LOC126618900 gene encoding uncharacterized protein LOC126618900: MEPAKSGSQSDKVLFVKKIDRPPPEEFETDNESLRVLGFGVYSAVGDMAGVGVAEREGVTLQELKKKMAELSRERDWDQFHIPRNLLLALVGEVGELSEIFQWKAEVPRGLPYWKEEEKQHLGEVLSDVLLYLVRLSEVCGIDLGKAAPRKLELNAIKYQVKLCKGSSKKYTQLNAEDNTTMCCSDHGVSGTKNSSCER; this comes from the exons ATGGAACCGGCAAAATCCGGTAGCCAGTCTGATAAGGTCCTGTTTGTGAAGAAAATAGACCGGCCACCACCGGAAGAGTTTGAGACTGACAATGAGTCTCTGAGAGTTTTAGGGTTTGGTGTTTATTCAGCGGTTGGAGATATGGCTGGAgttggagttgcagaaagagaAGGTGTTACCCTGCAGGAactgaagaagaaaatggcTGAGTTGTCAAGGGAGAGAGACTGGGATCAGTTTCATATCCCTCGAAATCTGCTTTTGGCTCTG GTGGGAGAAGTGGGAGAGCTATCAGAGATATTTCAGTGGAAAGCAGAGGTTCCAAGAGGACTGCCATACTGGAAAGAGGAAGAGAAGCAACACCTGGGGGAAGTGCTCTCAGATGTGTTGCTCTACCTGGTTAGGCTCTCTGAAGTTTGTGGCATTGATCTTGGTAAAGCCGCACCACGAAAGCTGGAGCTCAATGCCATCAAATACCAAGTCAAGCTTTGCAAGGGCTCGTCCAAAAAGTACACGCAGCTCAATGCAGAAGATAATACTACCATGTGTTGCAGTGATCATGGCGTGTCAGGCACCAAAAACAGTAGTTGTGAACGGTGA